Proteins from a genomic interval of Pseudodesulfovibrio nedwellii:
- a CDS encoding TRAP transporter substrate-binding protein yields MKKLLTLTALFLLTFGLASMACAETVRLSYSNFFPPTHVQSKLAEQWCKEVEARTNGAVVIDYYPGGTLSKAKQCYDGTVEGISDIGMSVLAYSRGRFPVMAAVDLPLGYETGTQATAIANAVYTQFTPREFRDVQPMYFHAHGPGLLFTTEKTVATLDDIKGEKIRSTGNSAKLVKALGGSPVAQPMPTAYQSLQKGVVDGSMNPIESNKGWKLAEVVKHCTVSIPVAYTTTFFVVMNKYKWSELDPTTQKIIQEINAEWSLKHGQAWDDADAAGKAFFTEKGGVFTELDTAEAAKWVAAAKPVIDGYIDSKQGKKVHGDAVVEFIQTEMTKSP; encoded by the coding sequence ATGAAAAAACTGCTGACTCTGACCGCTCTCTTTCTGTTGACCTTCGGGCTGGCCTCCATGGCCTGCGCCGAAACCGTCCGGTTGAGCTACTCCAACTTCTTCCCGCCCACCCATGTCCAGTCCAAGCTGGCCGAACAATGGTGCAAGGAAGTTGAAGCCCGCACCAACGGCGCGGTCGTCATCGACTACTATCCCGGCGGCACTCTCTCCAAAGCCAAGCAGTGTTACGACGGCACCGTTGAAGGCATCTCCGACATCGGTATGTCCGTACTGGCATACTCCCGCGGCCGCTTCCCGGTCATGGCTGCCGTGGACCTACCGCTCGGCTACGAGACCGGCACACAGGCCACGGCCATCGCCAACGCAGTGTACACTCAGTTCACTCCCCGAGAATTCCGTGATGTGCAGCCCATGTATTTCCATGCCCATGGTCCGGGCCTGCTCTTCACCACCGAAAAGACCGTTGCCACGCTGGATGACATCAAAGGTGAAAAAATCCGTTCCACCGGCAACTCGGCCAAACTGGTCAAAGCCCTTGGCGGAAGCCCTGTGGCTCAGCCCATGCCCACAGCATACCAGTCCCTGCAAAAAGGCGTTGTCGATGGTTCCATGAACCCCATTGAGTCCAACAAGGGCTGGAAACTCGCTGAAGTGGTCAAACATTGCACTGTGTCCATTCCCGTGGCCTACACCACTACCTTCTTCGTGGTCATGAACAAATACAAATGGTCCGAACTCGATCCCACGACCCAAAAAATCATTCAGGAGATCAATGCTGAATGGTCCCTCAAACACGGTCAGGCCTGGGATGATGCTGATGCCGCAGGCAAAGCGTTCTTCACTGAAAAAGGCGGCGTGTTCACGGAACTCGACACAGCCGAAGCGGCCAAGTGGGTCGCAGCAGCCAAACCTGTCATCGACGGCTATATCGACTCCAAGCAAGGCAAAAAAGTCCATGGCGATGCCGTC
- a CDS encoding TetR/AcrR family transcriptional regulator: MAKKQQEKSQQTMQELMDSAIELFGSKGFASTSVAEITDNAGYAKGSFYRHWNSKDELFLQIVERKFKQYRATRHGKVREAKNLEQAMNIIWDFLETIIRDKDWSAIFLEFTVYSATNEPVRKLMNKSDYRLSNKVFADLVRDHVETDFPPEKLGALNTALFEGYLIHHALGAEELSLEDIRENAIAMALRNGTRQGHLG, translated from the coding sequence ATGGCAAAAAAACAGCAGGAAAAATCTCAACAGACCATGCAGGAGCTGATGGACTCAGCCATTGAACTGTTCGGATCCAAAGGGTTCGCATCAACCTCTGTGGCAGAGATTACCGACAATGCGGGATATGCCAAGGGGAGCTTTTACCGTCACTGGAATTCCAAGGACGAACTGTTTCTGCAGATCGTGGAACGGAAATTCAAACAATACCGCGCCACCCGCCATGGCAAGGTGCGCGAAGCAAAAAACCTCGAACAGGCCATGAATATCATCTGGGATTTTTTGGAAACCATCATCCGTGACAAGGACTGGTCAGCCATTTTCTTGGAATTCACGGTCTACTCCGCGACCAACGAGCCTGTGCGCAAACTCATGAATAAATCCGACTACCGGCTCTCCAACAAGGTCTTCGCCGATTTGGTACGTGACCATGTGGAGACCGATTTCCCACCGGAAAAACTCGGCGCACTCAACACAGCCCTTTTCGAAGGATATCTTATTCACCATGCACTCGGCGCAGAAGAACTTTCCCTTGAAGATATCCGGGAAAACGCCATTGCCATGGCCTTGAGAAACGGAACCAGACAGGGACACCTCGGGTAG